The following is a genomic window from Bacteroidia bacterium.
TAAATCGTAAATCGTAAGTCGTAAGTCGTAAGTCGTAAATCGTCAATCAAAAGTCCATTCACCCTGCTTTTTCAGCCGTTTGTCGAGTCCGTATTTCACCAGCCAATCGCGGGTTTCGGCAGGAGAGCGGCGCAGCATGAGGGCGTCGGGTGTGTTGGCAAGCTCGTGCGTGAGAATGGCGACGACTGCGGCTGCTTCGGAAAGATAGCGGCGGTTGACGAGGTCGAAGGTGTCGCCGAAATCATGATAGGTTTCCACCATTTCCTTGTCGAGATGTCCCATCGGTGTGATTGCGGGGATGCCGGCCAGCATGAACGGCTGATGGTCGCTGTTGGTCCATGGCACGCTTGCAACGCCGCGCGACATGTCGAAACCGCGCAGCTGCGGAAGCAGGCCACGCAACAGCGGCAGCAAATGCTCGTTGCCCATGGCGTTGAAGCCGCGCGGCGAACCCGTCATGTCCATGTTGATCATGACGGCTATCGGCTCATCCTTGTGCTGCTCCACGTAGCGCCGGGAACCCCAGAGACCCATTTCTTCGCCGTTGAACCAGACGAACTCCACCGTCCTCTCGTTTTCCGGGGAGAGCGCTCGAAGGATGCGCGCGACATCGAAGAGAATCGCCGTGCCCAGGCCGTTGTCTATCGAACCCTGCCCGACATCCCAGGAATCAAAATGCGCGCCGACGACGATTTTTTCCGGCCGTTTACCCGGAAGCGTACAGACCACATTGGCGCTTTTCACCGGCAAGCAGCGCGACTGCGTCGTGATGCGCATACGCACCTCGACACCGCGCCGCAGCAATCGCAGCAGGCGCTGACCTTCTTCCCAGGTGAGACTGAATGCGGGAACAGCCGCGGGTTCGCCGTGGAAGTTGCTCATGCCCGAGAGCGTCATCCGTCCTTTCTTGTCATTGATGAACAGCACCGCCTTTGCGCCAGCCTTCGCGGCATGGACGATGGCCTCGGCCCGCAGCAATTCTTCCGCTCCCGCCGGGGCTTCCTGCGTGAGCAATGCGATATGTCCGCGCACGTCCACAGTATCGAAATCCGCCGCGGTGCCGCGATTGGCCCAGCGCAGCTGCGCTTCGAACTGCGGCGTACTTTCCACATACCCCAACGCCACAGCACGAAATACGCGGTCCGAGGGAACGAGCATGCGCACCTCATCCGCCCCGCGCATCCAACCGGGAACGTCGAATCCTTCCTTCCGCGGCTCCAGACCCTGACGGCGCAATTCCTCCTGGAGGATGTCCATGCCGAGTTCATTCTGCGCCGATCCGATCCACCGTCCTCCTGCTTCATCGCTCAGCCGCATCAGCATATCGAATGAATCGTTGTGTAAAAAAGCCGATCCGGCGATGCGTTCGCGTACTGCGTCGCTCTGTGCGCTCAGCAGTGACGGGAGGGCAAGGAAGACGAGAAGGATCTTGAATCGTTTCATTTTTTTCTTTGTGAGAATAGTCGGAACGCGTGAGTATCTGTGTGTCGGTTCAGTCGTGCTGCAGTTGTCCGCTCGTTTTCAGCTTTCCCGCCATCCATCCGCGCGCGAGGTACAGCGCTATGGGGCTTATCATGGCGATGAGGCCGTACAGCAGCCAGAGGAACTCGGTGTCCCGCGCACCAACCTCGGGGCAGTACACGGAGAGCATGTATCCCGAATAGAGTCCTGTCAGCATCTTGGTCAGGAACCACGGGAACTGGGCGATGCCCATGTACAGCCCTGTCTTGCCCTCGGGTGCCAGCTCCGCGGCGAGCTGGAGAAAACGGGGTTGCCACATCGCCTCGCCGACAGACATCAGCAGAATGTAGGCGAAAAGGAATTCCACGCTGGCGCCGACTGCGAGGAAGAATGTCGGTGCCGCCATCACCAGGGTACCGATAATCATCATCCGGTACACATCCACTTTATGCGTCAGCGCGGTCACAATCGGAGTCAGTATGAAGATCAGTACGGGATTGATATTGACGAAGAGCTCCATGTTCTCGCTGACCCAACCGGGAAAGGACCTCTCCACGTACTGCGGCATGGTGAGCCATTGATGGGCGAACAGCGTCTGCACAGGGATGAGGATGAAGATGAAGAAGGAGAAGCGGCTGTCGCGCAGGGGATGCTCACGAAGCCAGGTGATGAAATGAAAGGGCTGCTTATCCTTTTTTACGGACTCCGCGTCCTCCGTGATCGCGGCATCGCGTATGGATTTTTTCGTCATGATGAAAAGAATGCTCGCCAGACTCAGCAGCGTGAGCGCGGTATACGCCCAGAACACGCCCCGTATGCCGAAACTCGCGCGCATGGGCGGCGACATCAGACCCGGGAGAAAGGCCCCGAGGTTCATCAGTGCGTAGAGCATGGCGTATCCCATTGCCGCGTTCTTTTTCGTGGTGAATTGTCGCACGGCGGCGTAGGAGGCGGGCATGTACATACCGTATCCCAACACGACGAGCAGCAATCCCCCGAGAGCCGCAAAAAACATGGGTGAGCCGATACCCCATCCTCCGAAGACAGACGAGCCGGAAAGCAGCACGCGCCCACCGATCATCAGCAGCAGCGAAACGGCAAGAGCGCGCCGCACACCCCAGCGGTCCGAGAGTTCGCCGAAGAAAAACATGGCCAGCGTGATGCCGCCGGTGAAGAAGCCGACGACGGGACCGGCTTCGATGTCGCTCAGTCCCACATCGCGGTTGAAATGTATCGCCAGCAGGGTCAGTATGCCGAAATAGCACAACCCCTCGAGGAAGTAGGCTGCGTTGACGCCCCACAGGGCGCGTGGTGCCCGGACGATGTTGATGAAAGGGTCGATGAGTTCGCGAATGGGACTCGGAGGCTGCTTCGCGGTGTCGTGCATGGATGGGGTTCCGCGTGAGATTCGGAAAAAAGTCTCCGCACAATATACGAATCGCAGTACTGCTTCTCTGCATTGCGAATCAGCGCGATACGGTGTACTATGGATGATCAGAATACCTACAGGAGCTCACCATGTCCCGAAACACCTTTTTCGCTGTCGTCCTCCTCGTTGCGTCCGCAGTACTCTCCACCGCCTGCTCCGAGGATCCTCCAAGTATCAACGTTCGCAACGATTACACGGCCAAAGTCAATGTGCAGCTCAAACCGGCTGCCGGCAACACCGTGAATATCAACGACGTCCAGAGCGGACAGACCACCAGTTTCATGGATGTCACCGAAGGGCAGTGGACCGCGAGCGCCACCATTCAGGCGTCGTCCGCCGAACCGTCGGCTACGTTCACAACGTCGAATGACAACAATTATACCGTGGTGATCACGAATACCGAACCGCCGACGATGCAGATTCAGGTCGGGGACAAATAGGCGGGCGAGTATCGAATGATCACCCTTGCGGGTGCGAAAGAAGCATGGTGCTTCAGGAGACGGGCAGCCAGTAAGAGATTTTCATGGCGAAGAAATTATCTCCCGGACTGTCAATGGAATGCAGAAGATGCCTGGGTCCGATGGTGGCACCGTCCATATCGTAGTTCGAGCGGTTTTGTTGCCAAACGAGAAAGAGCGTACTGCCGCGCAGCCACTCCCATCGCAGCACGACATTGGAACGGAATGAAAGGATCTTGAAATCCGGGTTGTTGAGCGTCAACACCGGCTGTCCCGCTTCCCGCACGGTATAGGAAGTTCCATCCTCCGACAAGGTCAGGCTGCTTCCGTCCGTGCCGTAGATCCGCAGGTCGCGTTCGCCGCCTTCCGCCATTTCGCCGAAGGCGGTGAATCTGCCATTGGAGGCGAAAGGTTCCATGTACACTTCAAGCGTCAAATCCGGAGTGAAGGCGTAGTTTACGCGGAAGCGGCTCACGAGCGTCGCCTGATCAATGGTCGAGAACACGTAGCGTTTTCCGTAGGTGCGCGCATCGCCACGGTCAAATGTGCCGATATACTGCCGGGTGCTGATCTGCCGTATGAAACTGGGTACGAGGGAGAGTTCCAGATTCCCTCGCAGGCGCAGTGCGAAGGAGCCGTCGATGACGAAATTCCATGAATCCGTTTCGTCGTTGAAGCCGGACACACCGCCGGACCAGCGGAAGTCATCCGCGTAGTTGTTGTGGAAGCTCCAATAGTAGTTGATCCCGGCGCCGGCATCCATTAACGGGCCGCCGCGTGTGAGTTCGTCGCTCACGCCCCGTGCGCCGTAATTGATGACGAACGCGCTCGTCCAGAAATTCTTGAATGTTCCCGCGAGTTCAAGATTTGCTGTGGTGAAGCGATGCGTGCCACCGAAGTTCCATCCGGCGACCTGGCTGACGCCCAAGCTCCAGGCGTGGAACAGCGCGCCGGGTTCCGTCTCGCGATAGGTGAGAGAGGTCGAGGCCTCGATATCGTCGGTAGACTGCAGTCGTCCCGTGTCGTTGATCTCGAACTCCGGCGATTCGGCCGTGATGCCCGCACCCCACAGCCAGTTTTTCCCGCCGATCTTCGAAAAATTCAGTGCTGCCGTGTAACCGGTCAAAGAAGTGCGCGTCGGATCAAAGGAAACATGCGTGGCATCGGGCCGCTGAAAGTAATGCGCCGGGGAAAGCTGAATCAGCGCGATGGCGTCCGAACTGCCTTGCACGTGACTGAAGCCCGCGAAGCCATTGAGCTCATACACCCCGCTGTTGAAACGAATTTTCCAATCCGCACCGCCGCTCACCGCGTTGCGTGTCAGTATGCTCTCCGCTTTGGGATCCGCCAGATCCCGTTTCACACCGGCAAGAATCACACCGGCGGACGAACCTTCGGCGTCGATTTCCTGCAATGCCCGTACGACGCCATAGCCGGACATGGGTGCAACCTGTGTCTCGCCGCGCGTGGACGTCGCGGGATCCCAGGTCTCGACAAATTCGCGCGCGGTCAGTGCCGTGAGTGCACCCAACGAGAATCCTGACTGCAAGCGGCCGCTTACCTTCGCGGCACCGAGAATCGTGGTGTTTGACGTCTTTGCCGAATAGGGTGCATCGGACGTCAATCGCGGCGGCGCTCCGATGCGGCGGGAGTAGAAATAATTGGGCCCGCGCCCTTTGAGCAGCTGACTGCCTTCGATGAAAAAGGGCCGGCGTTCGTCATAATAAATTTCGTAGGCGGACAGATTGACCGTCGCCGGATCCGCCTCCACCTGCCCAAAATCAGGATTGATTGTTGCGTCGAGTGTGAGATTGGGACCGAGCCCCATTTTCATGTCGACACCGGCACCTCCCTGCCATGTGCTCTGTGTGGAGAGCGGATTCGCCGGGTCATGTGTGCCGCTGTGCGTGAAGTCGGTGGACAAATAGGGGAACAGCTCGATACGTGATGAGGGTGCGATACCGCGGATACCGGTCAGCGTCCCGAAGCGCGACGCCCAGCCGGTTTCGCTTTTCGGGATCAGTACCCAGTACATATCCTCGTTGCGCGACGGGACATAGCGATTCATGTTCAGTCCCCACGAAAGCTCATCACGGCTATTGAAACGGAGCTGGGAGAACGGGATGCGCATTTCGGCACTCCAACCGACAGCATCGCGTGAGACAGCAGCTTCCCAGACCGGATCAAACGAATGATCGCGGCTGAATTCCTGATCTTCGGAATGATAGTACTCGACCCGTACGCCATCCGCTGTAACACAGAAGGAATACGAGGTGCGTTTGTCGCCGTAAGTGTCGAGTGATATGATGATACGCTCTGAATTCCCTGCATTGTCCCTGCGCGAGAGGGTGGACACGATTTCCGTGACATCGTCGTGGTACATACGCGCCCCCACATACAGAGCCTTGTCGTCGTACACGAAGCGGACCTCTGTGCGGAGCGAGGGTTCGGCACCCTCGCGCGGTTCCTTCAACACAAAATCGGTCGCCGGAGAGGCTTTGAGCCAGCAAGCATCATCGAGCACACCGTCGAGACGGGGCGTGCGGTCGAGGCAGCGGGAGGCGGCGACGAGACGTGCGGAGGCGCCTTCCAGACCTTGCCCATGAAGGTATGGTGACATTGCCCAAAGTAGCACGCCCAGAGCGACGGACGCAATACTTGGGATCATGTTTGCACATGCCTGACCGCGTGGAGGTCGCATATCCCCCTTGTCTCGATACGAATTATCGTCTCTTTTCGTCAATCAGTTCTGAGCGCATCCTGACGGGCTTGCAGCGGGAAAGCACAGGATTTCTCTGCCGGAATATACAACATGTCCGGCACGAATCCTTCATGTGCAAAAAAATATTCTTCCGCTCATTTTGTATCCTTCCCGCTAGGGCTTGGCGCGCCGAATCCTGCAAATCGCCCAGATCGCAACGATTTGTGCAAAATCAGGTGGTTGCGTATCATGCGGGACAACAGAGTACTCCGGATACGCACATGACTTCAGTTTCCAACACGCAGGAACCAACCTGCCTCATTATCGGTGCCGGCATCGCCGGGTTGTCCGCCGGCAGGGAATTGCACCGCCAGGGCATTCACGTGACCATTCTCGAGAAAGCCCGCGGGGTAGGGGGACGCATGGCGACGCGCCGTTTCGCCGGTGGAGTATTTGATCATGGCACCCAGTACTTCGCACCCGCCAGTGCCTGGTTTCAGACACGTATTGATGAGTGGGTGCGCGACGGGTACTCCCGCGAATGGTTCAGAGTCAGTCAGTATGAAATGGATCCACGCTTCGTTTCCGCCGCCCGGTATTGCGGATTACCCGCCATGACGGCGATACCGAAGCATCTCGCCGAGGGGCTCGATCTTCATACCGAGGTGCGTGTAAGCGCATTGCGGCAGGCACAAGAGCAGTGGCAAGCGGTGACGGTGGAGGGACAGGAGTATCACGCACAGGCCTGCATACTCACCGCTCCGCTGCCGCAGTCGTTGGAAATCATTGCCCACTCCGATATCGACGAACTGCCGGATCTCGGGGACCTGCGCGACGTCACGTACAATCCGTGCATCACCGTTCTGGCGACGTGCGCGCAGGCTCCCTCTCTGCCGGACAATGGTGTGCTCGAGCTCGCTGAGGGTGTGGTGCTGCGCATCATGGACAATCACCGCAAGGGCATTTCGCCCGATTGCCACGCAGTGACCATTCATGCTTCCGCGGATTTCAGCCGGGAGCATTTCGACAGTGATCCGGCCGTCAGCGGCGCCTTGCTTCTTGAAGCCGCGCTGCCGTTGCTGGGTGTTCCGGTACGCGAATGGCAGGCGCACCGCTGGAGGTTCAGTACCGTGCCCAATCCTGTCGACGCCCCGTATTTTTCCGTGCGCGAGGCGCCGCCGCTCATCCTTGCCGGCGACGCGTTCGGCAACAACGGTGTGGAAGGCGCGGCGCGTTCGGGACTTCGTGCCGCGCAGCACGTTCGCGATTGTTTTGCGAGGTTGAGCAGATGAAACCCGATATGCAGGATCTCGATGCGGTGATGTTTCTGATGCAGGTGGTCACCACGTTTTCACTGACGGGCATCATCTGGTTTCTGCAACTTGTGCATTATCCCTTGCTCCGCCGAATTGTGCGATCCCGTTTTGCGCGCTATGCGCGTATGCACGTAGTGCTCACGCTCTTCATCGCCGGTCCGCCGGCCTTGTTGGAAGCCATCTCTGTTCTCTATTCTCTTTGGCGCACGCCGCCATGGATGGATCAGGATGCTGTTGTTCTGGGCGCGGTGTTACTCGGGATCATCTGGGCCAGCACGTTTCTGCTGCAACGGCCCCAGCACAGAAAGCTGCAGGAGGGCTTCGATCCACGCGCGTACCGCCGGTTGCTGTACAGCAATTGGATCAGGAGCTACGCGTGGAGTTTCCGCACGATCATCCTTCTTTTCAGTCTCCTGCGGCTGCTCACCACCTGAAAATCGGGTTCATACATGCTGATGCGAAGTGCTGTTTTCGCGTTCGTGGCCGCTCTCGGCCTTCACCACGCCGTCGTTGCACGCCAGGTCCCCGTTTCCAGTTACACCACCCTCCGCGATGCGTGTCAGAACGCGCTTCCGGGCGACACCATCGTCGTCGCGGCCGGAACCTACACGATCACCGGGGCGTCGCGCATCATGATCAGCGGCCGACCGGGTCCCGTCCTCCTTCGTGGCGCCACCGGCAATCCGCAAGATGTTGTCATTCGCGGACAGGGGCAGGACAACAACGCGGTGCAGATGGTGTTCAATCTGGACAACGCACCCGCCTGGACCTTCCGCGATATCACGGTCAAGGATTCGTATTATCACGGTTTCAAATTCGATCATGCCTCGACGGATTGCGCGTTGATCAGGGTCGTGATGCGGGATCATGGCGAATCCGGCGTTAAAGGCACGAGTGATCCCACCGCAGGCAGCTACCCGGACCGGTTGCTCATCGACAGCTGCGATATCGGCTTCACGCAACCGACCGGCGGCACACGCTCGGTCGTTGAAGGGGTGGACGGAGTAGGCGTCAACGATTGGGTGATCCGCAACAGCCGTTTCGTGAATGTGCAGAAAAATGGCGCGCCCGCGTATGCCATTTTCACTAAAGGAAATTCCTCGAATACCGTCATAGAAAACAATCGCTTCGAGAACTGTTTCATCGGAGCGTCCTTCGGTGGCGGTGGTACCGGGGCGCAATTTTTTCGTGACAACGACCAGACCTATGAACATCGCAACGGCATCATTCGCAACAACCTCATCATACGCTGCACCGATGCCGGCGTGTACATCAACAAGGGTGTGAACTGCCGGATTTACAACAACACATTGTTCGAATGTGTGCTGACGATACAGCTTCGCTTTTCGCAGAGCAGTGGTGACGTGCGGAACAATCTGGTTCTGCGCGCCCCGTCGAATCCCTCGGAACCCGTCGTTCGTCTGCGCGACGGCGCCGTGCTGCTCGGATCGGGCGCCAATCTCGCCGCTTCGACGGCGGATTTCGTGCAGTCCTCCGGTTCACCGGCGCAGCTCGACCTCCATCTGGCCGCATCGTCGCAGGCTATAGACGCGGGGAATCCGTTGCCTGTCGACGTTCCTTTCGATTTCGAAGGACAACGGCGCCCGGCGGGCAGCGGCTGGGATGTTGGCGCTGATGAACTGGGACTGATTCCTGTCGAATTGCGCACATTCTCCGCTGTCCTCCACGACAACGGGGTGCTGTTGCGCTGGCGTACGGAGACGGAAACCGAGAATTTCGGTTTCGAGGTCCAGCGAGCGGTGGGAAACGCCGAATTTGAAGTGTTGGGTTTCGAACCAGGCAACGGCACCGCTGCCGAAGCGCGAGAATACACGTTTCTGGATACGGATGCTTTGGCTGTCGGCAGTTCGAGACGCCGCTATCGGCTTCGGCAAATTGATTTCAATGGTTCCTCCGTGCTCGGTCCCGTTATCGAGGTGCGATCCGACGGGGTGGAACTCCCTCTATCCCTTGTATCCCTCGCAGTGTGGCCGAATCCCGCTTCCGGGCTTGTGCGTGCATCCATCGAGAGCACTGAGCAGGGGACACTGTGGCTCCACGACGTTTGTGGACGGGAGTTCCACGAGTGGGCTCTTGAACCGGGGACGCAGGTTATTTCCATCCCGCTTCCGAAAGAAGGAGTTTTTTATCTCGTAGCGCAATGCGGAGCCGCCCGTCGAGTATTGACAGTGATAGCACGCTGAATCCTGCGGCGTTGCCAGTCCAGGAGAGGTCGAATGCGTCCTGCGCTGTAATGCATCGCGGAATTTATGCATCCGCATTGTAACAAATCGCCCCTTCATGTGTTTCTCATTGGGGCAGCGGGATGCCGCGCTTTTTCCTTGTGGAAATTCCGATTGTGCTTTCCCGTGTTCCCGAGACAGAACGATGATGATTGTTTCTGAAAATTACAAAATCATCGTATATTCGATACGGATCACACAGAGACACAATCGGCTGCTTGCCGTGCCAACGTGCTGATATTTCGTACAGGCCACGATAGAGTGAAGGACCTTTTTTCATACACATGCCGGGAGGGCTGTCATGAATGTGCGCGTCGTTTCCATGCCTTGTCGTCTTCTGTTCATTGCTCTTTTCAGTATCTGCAGCGCCACCGGGGTGCTTCAGGCGCAGCCGAATCTCACCTTTAAGCGTGCGACGGTAAACTGGCCGACGATCGAACTCTATTTCTCGGTCGGCTGCAACGGGAGTCCCGCGTACAACATGGCGAAGCAGGATTTTCGCATCTATGAGAACGGTATTGAGGTGAAAGACTTCATCCTCGATTGTCCGGACCCGACACAACGGTGCGCAATATCAGCCGCCATTGCGGTAGACGTCTCGGGCTCCATGGCGGGACCCGGCCAAGCCGGAGCCAAGCAAGCCATGTACGCGTTCGTGAATCTGATGGATGGCGTCTTTGACGAAGCGGCGATACTCTGGTTTTCGGATCAGGTTACGCTGGCTCAGACGATGACGACGAATAAAAATGCCCTTCGCGACACCATTACCGCCATGCCTTCCGGGGGGCCATCGGCGGTCTGGGATGGTGCCTACCGTGGCGTGCAGGAAGCCATCAACCAGGGGACAAACTCCTGTCGCGGTGTTATTGTCCTGACGGACGGAGGGGACAACGCCTCCACACGAACTCCCGCCGAAATCATTACTCTGGCCAACTCGAAGGGCATCAAAGTGTACAGCGTGGGGCTTGGAAGTTCGATAAATTCCGTGGAGCTGGAACTCGTTGCGTTGCTGACAGGAGGGAAATACTATCAGACGCCGAACGCGGGTGAGCTTGTTGCGATTTTCCAGGAAATCGCGACTCTCATGTTTCAGCGGAATCAGGAGTGCATGATTACCTACACCCGCAGCTGCGCGGATAATACCATGAGGAATGTGGAATTGCAACTCCGCGACTTCTGCGGTGGGAGCGACTCCAAGATCAAATCCTACCGTGCGCCTCTGGACACGGCGACGTTCACGGAGTTTCGGCTTCAGGCCGGCGATGTAAGTGGTCTGAGTGCAACGGAAGTGACCATGCCGATTCAACTCCTGACTCCGCTAACGCATGACGTACTGAATCCTTTCTCGTTTGTGCTCAAATTCGATCCCGCTTGCGTCGCGTTCAAGAGTCTCTCCACGCCACCGGGATCGGCGCTTGACGGTCAACCAATAACGGTCAGCCCGGTCTCAGAGGGCATTCGTGTCGAGGTTCCGTCGCGCAGCACCTCGAAAGCGGGTGGAAGGTTGATGGAGGTCACGTTGTTGTTGAGCACGGTGACGGACACCACCTGCTGTCCTGTGGAGATCAACAACCTCGTTTTCGCGGACGGTTGCTACACACCTGTCGCCGAGCACGGCGAGGTGTGCGTTTTCCCGACTCCGGAAGAACCGATGGTTCTCTGCACTATCGACGTTCCCCGCACACTCACCTGGGATCGGGCCACCGGAGACTACCTCCCGCGACCGATAGAGCTCAAGGCACGAGCGGTGAACATGGGGAATTCCGCCGCTTTGAACTCGATTTTTACACTGACCTACGATAGCACTGCCTTGGAACTGCTCTCTCCGGGAAGCATACAGCCCGGCACTCCGGCAGACGTGGCACCCGGAAACTGGAGCGATGCGACATGGTTCCTGAAGGCGAAGCCGCGCGCGACACTGGACTCGACGGTCGTGAGTTACACCATCAGTTTCGATAATCACAAAACGATAGACTGCAGCGCGCGTATTACCATACCGCCGACCGATACCGACATCAGTTGCGTCCTGGATGTTCCGACCATCGTCGCCGATACGGTGAGCGGAAGCTACGATCCAATGCCTTTCACCGTTACTGTAACGGCGGTGAACAACGGTCCACTCCCCACTGACACCGTTTGGGCGACGATCACCCTGCCACCCGGTGTGTCCTTCGCTTCTCCGGACGGCCCGACGACGGCGACGAAGATGCTGAGTACTCCGATTCTGGCTCCGAATCAGAGTTCAACGGCAAGTTGGGTGCTCGAGCATCCGCTTTCGACATCGGACAGGGA
Proteins encoded in this region:
- a CDS encoding M28 family peptidase yields the protein MKRFKILLVFLALPSLLSAQSDAVRERIAGSAFLHNDSFDMLMRLSDEAGGRWIGSAQNELGMDILQEELRRQGLEPRKEGFDVPGWMRGADEVRMLVPSDRVFRAVALGYVESTPQFEAQLRWANRGTAADFDTVDVRGHIALLTQEAPAGAEELLRAEAIVHAAKAGAKAVLFINDKKGRMTLSGMSNFHGEPAAVPAFSLTWEEGQRLLRLLRRGVEVRMRITTQSRCLPVKSANVVCTLPGKRPEKIVVGAHFDSWDVGQGSIDNGLGTAILFDVARILRALSPENERTVEFVWFNGEEMGLWGSRRYVEQHKDEPIAVMINMDMTGSPRGFNAMGNEHLLPLLRGLLPQLRGFDMSRGVASVPWTNSDHQPFMLAGIPAITPMGHLDKEMVETYHDFGDTFDLVNRRYLSEAAAVVAILTHELANTPDALMLRRSPAETRDWLVKYGLDKRLKKQGEWTFD
- a CDS encoding MFS transporter codes for the protein MRFVYCAETFFRISRGTPSMHDTAKQPPSPIRELIDPFINIVRAPRALWGVNAAYFLEGLCYFGILTLLAIHFNRDVGLSDIEAGPVVGFFTGGITLAMFFFGELSDRWGVRRALAVSLLLMIGGRVLLSGSSVFGGWGIGSPMFFAALGGLLLVVLGYGMYMPASYAAVRQFTTKKNAAMGYAMLYALMNLGAFLPGLMSPPMRASFGIRGVFWAYTALTLLSLASILFIMTKKSIRDAAITEDAESVKKDKQPFHFITWLREHPLRDSRFSFFIFILIPVQTLFAHQWLTMPQYVERSFPGWVSENMELFVNINPVLIFILTPIVTALTHKVDVYRMMIIGTLVMAAPTFFLAVGASVEFLFAYILLMSVGEAMWQPRFLQLAAELAPEGKTGLYMGIAQFPWFLTKMLTGLYSGYMLSVYCPEVGARDTEFLWLLYGLIAMISPIALYLARGWMAGKLKTSGQLQHD
- a CDS encoding carbohydrate binding family 9 domain-containing protein, which translates into the protein MIPSIASVALGVLLWAMSPYLHGQGLEGASARLVAASRCLDRTPRLDGVLDDACWLKASPATDFVLKEPREGAEPSLRTEVRFVYDDKALYVGARMYHDDVTEIVSTLSRRDNAGNSERIIISLDTYGDKRTSYSFCVTADGVRVEYYHSEDQEFSRDHSFDPVWEAAVSRDAVGWSAEMRIPFSQLRFNSRDELSWGLNMNRYVPSRNEDMYWVLIPKSETGWASRFGTLTGIRGIAPSSRIELFPYLSTDFTHSGTHDPANPLSTQSTWQGGAGVDMKMGLGPNLTLDATINPDFGQVEADPATVNLSAYEIYYDERRPFFIEGSQLLKGRGPNYFYSRRIGAPPRLTSDAPYSAKTSNTTILGAAKVSGRLQSGFSLGALTALTAREFVETWDPATSTRGETQVAPMSGYGVVRALQEIDAEGSSAGVILAGVKRDLADPKAESILTRNAVSGGADWKIRFNSGVYELNGFAGFSHVQGSSDAIALIQLSPAHYFQRPDATHVSFDPTRTSLTGYTAALNFSKIGGKNWLWGAGITAESPEFEINDTGRLQSTDDIEASTSLTYRETEPGALFHAWSLGVSQVAGWNFGGTHRFTTANLELAGTFKNFWTSAFVINYGARGVSDELTRGGPLMDAGAGINYYWSFHNNYADDFRWSGGVSGFNDETDSWNFVIDGSFALRLRGNLELSLVPSFIRQISTRQYIGTFDRGDARTYGKRYVFSTIDQATLVSRFRVNYAFTPDLTLEVYMEPFASNGRFTAFGEMAEGGERDLRIYGTDGSSLTLSEDGTSYTVREAGQPVLTLNNPDFKILSFRSNVVLRWEWLRGSTLFLVWQQNRSNYDMDGATIGPRHLLHSIDSPGDNFFAMKISYWLPVS
- a CDS encoding FAD-dependent oxidoreductase → MTSVSNTQEPTCLIIGAGIAGLSAGRELHRQGIHVTILEKARGVGGRMATRRFAGGVFDHGTQYFAPASAWFQTRIDEWVRDGYSREWFRVSQYEMDPRFVSAARYCGLPAMTAIPKHLAEGLDLHTEVRVSALRQAQEQWQAVTVEGQEYHAQACILTAPLPQSLEIIAHSDIDELPDLGDLRDVTYNPCITVLATCAQAPSLPDNGVLELAEGVVLRIMDNHRKGISPDCHAVTIHASADFSREHFDSDPAVSGALLLEAALPLLGVPVREWQAHRWRFSTVPNPVDAPYFSVREAPPLILAGDAFGNNGVEGAARSGLRAAQHVRDCFARLSR
- a CDS encoding right-handed parallel beta-helix repeat-containing protein encodes the protein MLMRSAVFAFVAALGLHHAVVARQVPVSSYTTLRDACQNALPGDTIVVAAGTYTITGASRIMISGRPGPVLLRGATGNPQDVVIRGQGQDNNAVQMVFNLDNAPAWTFRDITVKDSYYHGFKFDHASTDCALIRVVMRDHGESGVKGTSDPTAGSYPDRLLIDSCDIGFTQPTGGTRSVVEGVDGVGVNDWVIRNSRFVNVQKNGAPAYAIFTKGNSSNTVIENNRFENCFIGASFGGGGTGAQFFRDNDQTYEHRNGIIRNNLIIRCTDAGVYINKGVNCRIYNNTLFECVLTIQLRFSQSSGDVRNNLVLRAPSNPSEPVVRLRDGAVLLGSGANLAASTADFVQSSGSPAQLDLHLAASSQAIDAGNPLPVDVPFDFEGQRRPAGSGWDVGADELGLIPVELRTFSAVLHDNGVLLRWRTETETENFGFEVQRAVGNAEFEVLGFEPGNGTAAEAREYTFLDTDALAVGSSRRRYRLRQIDFNGSSVLGPVIEVRSDGVELPLSLVSLAVWPNPASGLVRASIESTEQGTLWLHDVCGREFHEWALEPGTQVISIPLPKEGVFYLVAQCGAARRVLTVIAR
- a CDS encoding VWA domain-containing protein, with the protein product MNVRVVSMPCRLLFIALFSICSATGVLQAQPNLTFKRATVNWPTIELYFSVGCNGSPAYNMAKQDFRIYENGIEVKDFILDCPDPTQRCAISAAIAVDVSGSMAGPGQAGAKQAMYAFVNLMDGVFDEAAILWFSDQVTLAQTMTTNKNALRDTITAMPSGGPSAVWDGAYRGVQEAINQGTNSCRGVIVLTDGGDNASTRTPAEIITLANSKGIKVYSVGLGSSINSVELELVALLTGGKYYQTPNAGELVAIFQEIATLMFQRNQECMITYTRSCADNTMRNVELQLRDFCGGSDSKIKSYRAPLDTATFTEFRLQAGDVSGLSATEVTMPIQLLTPLTHDVLNPFSFVLKFDPACVAFKSLSTPPGSALDGQPITVSPVSEGIRVEVPSRSTSKAGGRLMEVTLLLSTVTDTTCCPVEINNLVFADGCYTPVAEHGEVCVFPTPEEPMVLCTIDVPRTLTWDRATGDYLPRPIELKARAVNMGNSAALNSIFTLTYDSTALELLSPGSIQPGTPADVAPGNWSDATWFLKAKPRATLDSTVVSYTISFDNHKTIDCSARITIPPTDTDISCVLDVPTIVADTVSGSYDPMPFTVTVTAVNNGPLPTDTVWATITLPPGVSFASPDGPTTATKMLSTPILAPNQSSTASWVLEHPLSTSDRDLTITTMLTSGNEVALCQGMLRIPRFPGATFSFTLNAGGPLSFCEGGSVSLDAGTGYASYRWNTGSVSRRLTVTSSGEYFCTVRTSGGDTGVSDTVRVVVHANPSPVIAVSGPLPFCAGDSVLLDAGAGYQRYLWSTGSTDRMIYAKTAGAFVATVWNAENCEGRDTIEVVVYPAVQKPTVQRSGDSLLASAAGMVYAWYRDGMLIPGAGTQGLYVTQTGSFVVRVTDTNGCWAESDPFPVTVLDAAPVGLPPAFTLHAWPDPAEDVINLRVDDAGGQSVRVVLTDALGRAETVYEGRAAQGAFSLSVPLANIARGPVFIQVWIGGQVQTRKVLRL